The Sphaerisporangium siamense genome includes the window GTGTCCCGGCCGGAGGTCGCCGAGCGGTTCCTGCGGCCCGCGCCCGAGTCCGTGGTCGCGGACCTGGTCGCCCGGGGCCTGGTCACCGCCGAGCAGGCCGAGCTGGCGCGCCTGGTGCCGATGGCCGACGACATCACCGTCGAGGGCGACTCCGGCGGGCACACCGACCGGCGCCCGCTGGTCGCGCTCTTCCCGGTCATCGCCGCGCTGCGCGACGAAGCCCAGCGCCGCACGGGGTACCCCGTGCGACTGGGCGCGGCTGGCGGGCTCGGCACCCCGGCCTCCCTCGCCGCCGCCTACGGGCTCGGCGCCGACTACGTCGTGGTCGGCTCGGTCCACCAGGCGTGCCTGGAGTCCGGCACCTCCCCCGCCGTGCGGGCGATGCTGGCCGAGGCGGGGGTCGCCGACTGCGACATGGCCCCGGCGGCCGACATGTTCGAGCTGGGCGTGGACCTGCAGGTGCTGCGCAAGGGCACCATGTTCCCGATGCGGGCCCGCCGCCTGTACGAGCTGTACAAGCAGTACGACGGCGTGGAGGCCCTGCCCGCCGGCGAGCGGCGCAAGCTGGAGACCCAGGTCTTCCGCCGCCCGCTGGACGACATCTGGGCCGACGTCCAGGAGTACTTCGCCCGGCGCGACCCCGACCAGTTGGAGCGGGCCGGACGGGAGCCGCGCCGCAAGATGGCGCTGATCTTCCGCTGGTACCTCGGCATGGCCTCGCGGTGGGCGACCGTCGGCGAGGGCGACCGGGTGGCCGACTACCAGGTCTGGACGGGGCCGGCGATCGGCGCGTTCAACGCCTG containing:
- a CDS encoding PfaD family polyunsaturated fatty acid/polyketide biosynthesis protein — protein: MTVTVQTGAAPRGAGVVRTDPAGVHEALARLEEPVYVVRTGAGIGVSNARPASAATIVAAAGPLPPERLGDAGFRARHGLRYAYMGGAMAGGIASEDLVIELAKAGTLGSFGAAGLLPERIERALKRFAAEIPRLPYAVNLIHAPSEQELERAGVELFLRHRVRCVEASAFMDLTPHIVRYRVAGLYRDPQGRPVAGNRVIAKVSRPEVAERFLRPAPESVVADLVARGLVTAEQAELARLVPMADDITVEGDSGGHTDRRPLVALFPVIAALRDEAQRRTGYPVRLGAAGGLGTPASLAAAYGLGADYVVVGSVHQACLESGTSPAVRAMLAEAGVADCDMAPAADMFELGVDLQVLRKGTMFPMRARRLYELYKQYDGVEALPAGERRKLETQVFRRPLDDIWADVQEYFARRDPDQLERAGREPRRKMALIFRWYLGMASRWATVGEGDRVADYQVWTGPAIGAFNAWTAGTPLASVENRRVALVASELMRGAAFTGRVQQLTLGGVRLPASVRSYRPSGSVRETTEVVAA